A part of Xenopus tropicalis strain Nigerian chromosome 4, UCB_Xtro_10.0, whole genome shotgun sequence genomic DNA contains:
- the amt gene encoding aminomethyltransferase, mitochondrial, which translates to MQWLRWVGVRALRSGAAGSRLQERSYSSSQTNPPRQTPLYDFHREHGGKMVEFAGWKLPVQYKDTHIASHLHTRQHCSVFDVSHMLQTKVLGKDRIPFMESLVVADIGELKENQGTLSLFTNEKGGIIDDLIVTNTSDGYLYVVSNAGCAEKDSAHMLNKLQEFKAAGRDVDLEHIDCALLAVQGPLSARVLQAGMNDDLSKLPFMTSVYTAVFGIPGCRVTRCGYTGEDGVEISVPAQRAVELADKLLQNSDVKLAGLAARDSLRLEAGLCLYGNDIDETTSPVEASLVWTLGKRRRTAMDFPGASIIVPQIKGKVKQKRVGLTSTGPPVRQHAPILNQEGRIIGEVTSGCPSPSLRVNVAMGYVEPEYAKAGTAVRFEVRKKIVDGVTTKMPFVPTKYYTLK; encoded by the exons ATGCAGTGGTTGCGCTGGGTCGGTGTTAGAGCGCTGCGATCTGGGGCAGCTGGAAGTAGGTTGCAAGAGAGGAGCTACAGTAGCAGCCAG ACAAATCCCCCTCGCCAGACACCACTGTATGACTTTCACCGTGAGCATGGCGGCAAGATGGTTGAATTTGCAGGCTGGAAGCTTCCAGTACAGTACAAAGACACACACATTGCCTCCCATCTCCATACCCGCCAACACTGTTCTGTGTTTGATGTTTCCCACATGCTGCAG ACCAAAGTCCTAGGGAAGGATCGGATACCCTTTATGGAGAGCCTGGTGGTGGCAGATATTGGAGAGCTGAAGGAGAACCAG GGCACATTGTCTCTCTTCACCAATGAGAAGGGTGGTATAATCGATGATCTCATAGTCACCAACACCTCGGATGGGTATCTCTATGTAGTGTCCAACGCTGGCTGTGCTGAGAAGGACTCTGCCCACATGCTG AATAAGTTGCAGGAGTTCAAAGCTGCTGGGCGAGATGTGGATCTGGAACACATTGATTGTGCTCTTCTGGCAGTGCAAG GTCCCCTTTCTGCGCGCGTTCTCCAGGCTGGAATGAATGACGATCTCTCCAAGCTACCATTTATGACCAGTGTCTACACAGCAGTGTTTGGTATCCCTGGCTGCAGAGTGACTCGCTGCGGATACACAGGGGAAGATGGTGTGGAG ATCTCTGTGCCAGCTCAGCGGGCAGTGGAGTTGGCTGACAAGCTGCTGCAGAACAGTGATGTGAAGTTGGCTGGCCTGGCAGCACGGGACAGTTTGCGCCTAGAGGCTGGCTTATGCCTGTATGGCAATGACATTGATGAGACCACCTCTCCAGTGGAAGCCAGCTTGGTGTGGACTCTTG GTAAACGGCGCAGAACAGCAATGGACTTCCCAGGAGCCTCGATAATTGTCCCTcagattaaaggaaaagtgaAACAGAAGCGAGTTGGTCTGACCTCAACAGGACCTCCTGTCCGGCAGCATGCACCTATCCTGAACCAAGAGGGGCGCATTATTG GGGAAGTGACCAGCGGTTGCCCTTCGCCCAGTTTGCGAGTGAATGTGGCCATGGGGTATGTGGAACCAGAATACGCGAAAGCTGGCACAGCTGTGCGTTTTGAAGTCAGAAAGAAGATTGTGGATGGTGTTACCACCAAAATGCCAtttgtgccaacaaagtattatACCCTAAAGTGA
- the LOC105947715 gene encoding uncharacterized protein LOC105947715, with protein sequence MMSKVMASLQAMIILLILSLFLTEAFPTETPKGSWRAAVIKETYELGRIAAASLVFIVLIILLSIIIVWLKWKIKMKISDERLQTSSKDALTMTETAHEEHELQEVIVIGPKKTEEKKDEEATNAKLKKTEKEEEADMMKIKDKEETDTRKNTLAKDKEDDQRGEPADTDVEYGLEENKKKETEIVGNKKPKKKRLKKAFFFCAPLIKKIQGRKK encoded by the exons ATGATGAGTAAAGTCATGGCGTCATTGCAAGCTATGATCATTTTActaattttatcattatttttaacAGAAGCTTTTCCAACAGAAACACCAAAAG GTTCTTGGCGTGCAGCTGTAATTAAAGAGACTTATGAATTGGGAAGAATAGCTGCTGCTAGCCTGGTCTTCATAGTATTAATAATACTACTTAGCATCATCATTGTATG GTTGAAATGGAagataaaaatgaagatcagtgaTGAAAGGTTACAAACCTCTTCAAAAG ATGCCCTGACAATGACAGAGACTGCACATGAGGAACATGAACTACAAGAAGTCATTGTTATAGGCCCTAAAAAAACAGAAGAGAAAAAAGATGAAGAGGCTACTAACGCAAAACTAAAAAAGacagagaaagaagaagaagcagacatgatgaaaataaaagataaagaagAAACTGACACAAGGAAAAATACCCTTGCTAAAGATAAAGAGGATGATCAAAGAGGAGAACCAGCAGACACAGATGTAGAATATGGTCTggaagaaaataagaaaaaggaAACAGAAATAGTGGGTAATAAGAAACCTAAGAAAAAGAGACTAaagaaggctttttttttctgtgctccaCTAATAAAGAAAATACAAGGAAGGAAAAAATAG